A single region of the Eulemur rufifrons isolate Redbay chromosome 8, OSU_ERuf_1, whole genome shotgun sequence genome encodes:
- the LOC138390405 gene encoding flavin-containing monooxygenase 5-like, whose protein sequence is MPGKRIAVIGAGASGLGAIKSCLEEGLEPTCFERSNDIGGLWRYEETTESGRASVYKSATSNTSKEMTAYSDFPFPDHLPNYLHNSRIMEYLQMYAQHFDLMKHIRFLANVCSVKRRADFSCTGQWDVVVEAAGKQESHVFDGVMVCSGLYTHPSLPLRDFPGIKKFKGQYIHSWEYKSPEKFRDKKIIVVGTGNSGVDLAIELSHVTSQVFLSTRHGAWIWNRVWDDGMPMDTVLFTRFNSIINKFYPTFLMNRWAENKLNARFNHEVYGLQSQHRFVSYHATFSDDLPNHIISGRVLVKPNVRELTETSAIFEDDTEEDIDVIIFATGYTFFLPFLEDDSKILDSQYSMFKFVFPPQLEKPTLAFIGILKPVGATIPTSELQSRWAVRVFKGVNKLPSVSGRLADIRKKRAKLEKELLNNPLDTLRVRYVDYMDEIASEIGVKPNLLSLFLWDPKLAMEIFFGPCTPYQYRLQGPGKWAGAREAIMTQRGRIVKPLRTRIVTCNQRPLSVLFWLRSVCAAAFVFFVITLVIVKG, encoded by the exons ATGCCTGGGAAAAGAATTGCAGTGATTGGAGCCGGGGCCAGTGGATTAGGTGCCATTAAGAGCTGTCTGGAAGAGGGACTGGAGCCCACCTGTTTTGAAAGAAGCAATGACATCGGAGGACTGTGGAGATACGAG gAGACGACTGAAAGTGGCCGGGCAAGTGTCTATAAATCTGCCACCAGCAACACTTCGAAGGAGATGACAGCCTACAGTGATTTCCCTTTCCCTGACCATCTCCCCAACTACTTGCACAATTCCAGAATCATGGAGTACCTCCAGATGTACGCCCAACACTTCGACCTTATGAAGCACATTCGGTTTCTG GCGAACGTGTGCAGTGTGAAGAGGCGCGCTGACTTCTCTTGCACGGGGCAGTGGGACGTTGTGGTCGAGGCAGCAGGGAAGCAGGAATCCCATGTCTTTGATGGAGTTATGGTGTGTAGTGGCCTTTACACCCATCCCTCCTTGCCACTCCGGGACTTTCCAG GGATCAAGAAGTTCAAAGGCCAATACATCCACAGTTGGGAATACAAGAGTCCAGAGAAGTTTCGAGACAAGAAAATCATTGTGGTCGGCACTGGAAACTCTGGAGTTGATTTGGCAATTGAGCTCAGTCATGTAACCTCACAG GTATTTCTCAGCACAAGACACGGTGCGTGGATTTGGAACCGGGTCTGGGATGATGGGATGCCCATGGACACTGTCCTCTTTACTCGCTTTAACTCCATCATCAACAAATTTTACCCTACATTCTTAATGAACAGATGGGCAGAGAATAAATTAAATGCTCGCTTTAACCATGAAGTTTACGGTTTGCAATCTCAACACAG ATTTGTGAGCTATCACGCTACTTTCAGTGATGATCTGCCCAATCACATAATTTCTGGAAGAGTTCTGGTAAAACCGAATGTGAGAGAGTTGACTGAGACATCAGCCATCTTTGAAGATGACACAGAAGAGGACATTGATGTCATCATCTTTGCCACAGGCTACACTTTCTTTCTCCCATTCTTGGAGGATGACTCGAAAATCCTGGACAGCCAGTACTCCATGTTTAAATTTGTATTCCCTCCTCAGCTGGAGAAGCCAACTCTAGCTTTTATTGGCATCCTGAAACCAGTGGGAGCCACCATTCCCACTTCAGAACTCCAGAGCCGATGGGCTGTCCGTGTATTCAAAG GAGTGAACAAACTACCTTCAGTGAGTGGCAGGTTGGCTGACATAAGAAAGAAGAGAGCAAAGCTTGAAAAAGA ACTACTGAATAATCCTCTTGACACACTCAGGGTGCGATATGTGGATTACATGGATGAAATCGCCTCTGAAATAGGAGTGAAGCCCAACCTGCTCTCACTCTTCCTGTGGGATCCAAAGCTGGCCATGGAAATTTTCTTTGGGCCGTGCACACCGTACCAGTACCGCCTCCAGGGGCCGGGGAAGTGGGCGGGGGCCCGGGAAGCCATCATGACCCAGAGAGGGCGGATCGTCAAGCCCCTGAGGACTCGCATTGTCACCTGCAACCAGCGTCCACTTTCCGTGCTGTTTTGGCTTAGAAGTGTCTGTGCAGCcgcctttgttttctttgttatcaCTTTGGTCATTGTTAAAGGATAA